One region of Streptomyces sp. CG4 genomic DNA includes:
- a CDS encoding DUF4365 domain-containing protein, with the protein MAIAQPERGGLLPDRPGTVRGTLATTACMETLQVGYLHAVAAAAGCSLSQPFPDNGIDWHVSHSAPGHTVDDEVTIKVQLKATYQVAPNPPGRSFSFTLDNDHLRKLARTPVSVHKILVVMLVPRSQDDWLRASHDRLDLRHCCYWVNLAGHSITGRHRTTVRIPTSRIFDDRALCEIMTRVGTGGRP; encoded by the coding sequence ATGGCCATAGCGCAGCCCGAGCGGGGCGGGCTGCTGCCCGATCGTCCGGGCACCGTCCGCGGCACGCTCGCCACCACGGCGTGCATGGAGACACTGCAGGTCGGCTATCTGCACGCGGTCGCCGCCGCGGCGGGATGCTCGCTGTCCCAGCCCTTCCCGGACAACGGCATCGACTGGCACGTCAGCCACAGCGCGCCCGGACACACCGTCGACGACGAGGTCACCATCAAGGTGCAGCTCAAGGCCACGTACCAGGTCGCGCCCAACCCTCCGGGGCGTTCCTTCTCCTTCACCCTCGACAACGACCATCTGCGCAAGCTCGCCCGCACCCCGGTCTCGGTGCACAAGATCCTGGTCGTGATGCTCGTCCCGCGCTCGCAGGACGACTGGCTGCGCGCCAGTCACGACCGGCTCGATCTGAGGCACTGCTGCTACTGGGTCAACCTCGCCGGCCACTCCATCACCGGCCGGCACCGGACCACCGTGCGGATCCCGACCTCGCGCATCTTCGACGACCGGGCGCTCTGCGAGATCATGACGCGGGTCGGGACGGGAGGCAGGCCATGA
- the thrS gene encoding threonine--tRNA ligase — protein sequence MSDVRVIIQRDSEREERVVTTGTTAADLFAGERSIIAARVGGELKDLTYALQDGETVEGVEISSEDGLNILRHSTAHVMAQAVQEIFPEAKLGIGPPVKDGFYYDFDVEKPFTPEDLKAIEKKMQEIQKRGQKFSRRVVTDEAARDELASEPYKLELIGLKGSASSDDGADVEVGAGELTIYDNLDAKTGELCWKDLCRGPHLPSTRLIPAFKLMRNAAAYWRGSEKNPMLQRIYGTAWPSKDELKAYLDFLAEAEKRDHRKLGSELDLFSIPEQIGSGLAVFHPRGGIVRRVMEDYSRRRHEEEGYEFVYTPHATKGKLFETSGHLDWYAEGMYPPMQLDEGVDYYLKPMNCPMHNLIFDARGRSYRELPLRLFEFGTVYRYEKSGVVHGLTRARGFTQDDAHIYCTREQMSEELDKTLTFVLGLLRDYGLTDFYLELSTKDPEKFVGSDEVWEEATETLRQVAEKQGLPLVPDPGGAAFYGPKISVQAKDAIGRTWQMSTIQLDFNLPERFNLEYTGSDGSKQRPVMIHRALFGSIERFFAVLLEHYAGAFPAWLAPVQALGIPIGDAHVEYLEKFAAAARKKGLRVEVDSSSDRMQKKIRNAQKQKVPFMVIAGDEDMSNGSVSFRYRDGSQENGIPFDEAIAKIARVVEERAQV from the coding sequence GTGTCAGACGTCCGTGTGATCATCCAGCGCGATTCCGAGCGGGAAGAACGCGTGGTGACGACGGGCACTACGGCCGCCGACCTCTTCGCCGGCGAGCGCTCGATCATCGCCGCGCGCGTGGGCGGCGAGCTCAAGGACCTCACCTACGCGCTCCAGGACGGCGAGACCGTCGAGGGCGTCGAGATCTCCTCCGAGGACGGCCTGAACATCCTGCGGCACTCCACCGCGCACGTCATGGCGCAGGCCGTGCAGGAGATCTTCCCCGAGGCCAAGCTGGGCATCGGCCCGCCCGTCAAGGACGGCTTCTACTACGACTTCGACGTCGAGAAGCCGTTCACGCCCGAGGATCTCAAGGCCATCGAGAAGAAGATGCAGGAGATCCAGAAGCGCGGGCAGAAGTTCTCCCGCCGTGTCGTCACCGACGAAGCGGCGCGTGACGAGCTTGCGTCCGAGCCGTACAAGCTGGAGCTGATCGGCCTCAAGGGCTCCGCGTCCAGCGACGACGGCGCGGACGTCGAGGTCGGTGCCGGCGAGCTGACGATCTACGACAACCTGGACGCCAAGACCGGCGAGCTGTGCTGGAAGGACCTCTGCCGCGGTCCGCACCTGCCCTCGACCCGCCTGATCCCGGCGTTCAAGCTGATGCGCAACGCGGCCGCCTACTGGCGCGGCAGCGAGAAGAACCCCATGCTCCAGCGCATCTACGGCACCGCCTGGCCGTCCAAGGACGAGCTGAAGGCGTACCTGGACTTCCTCGCCGAGGCCGAGAAGCGCGACCACCGCAAGCTCGGCAGTGAGCTGGACCTCTTCTCCATCCCGGAGCAGATCGGCTCCGGCCTCGCCGTCTTCCACCCCAGGGGCGGCATCGTCCGCCGGGTCATGGAGGACTACTCGCGCCGCCGGCACGAGGAAGAGGGCTACGAGTTCGTCTACACCCCGCACGCGACGAAGGGGAAGCTCTTCGAGACGTCCGGGCACCTGGACTGGTACGCCGAGGGCATGTACCCGCCCATGCAGCTCGACGAGGGCGTGGACTACTACCTCAAGCCCATGAACTGCCCGATGCACAACCTGATCTTCGACGCGCGCGGCCGGTCCTACCGTGAACTGCCGCTGCGCCTCTTCGAGTTCGGGACCGTGTACCGGTACGAGAAGTCGGGCGTCGTGCACGGCCTGACCCGGGCCCGCGGCTTCACGCAGGACGACGCGCACATCTACTGCACCCGTGAGCAGATGTCCGAGGAGCTGGACAAGACGCTCACCTTCGTCCTCGGTCTGCTGCGCGACTACGGCCTGACCGACTTCTACCTGGAGCTGTCCACCAAGGACCCGGAGAAGTTCGTCGGCTCCGACGAGGTCTGGGAGGAGGCGACCGAGACGCTGCGCCAGGTCGCCGAGAAGCAGGGCCTGCCCCTCGTCCCCGACCCGGGCGGCGCCGCCTTCTACGGCCCGAAGATCTCCGTCCAGGCCAAGGACGCGATCGGCCGGACCTGGCAGATGTCGACCATCCAGCTCGACTTCAACCTGCCGGAGCGCTTCAACCTGGAGTACACCGGCTCCGACGGCTCCAAGCAGCGCCCGGTCATGATCCACCGCGCGCTGTTCGGCTCCATCGAGCGGTTCTTCGCGGTGCTCCTGGAGCACTACGCGGGCGCCTTCCCGGCCTGGCTGGCTCCGGTCCAGGCGCTCGGCATCCCGATCGGCGACGCCCACGTCGAGTACCTGGAGAAGTTCGCGGCGGCGGCCCGCAAGAAGGGCCTGCGCGTCGAGGTGGACTCCTCCTCGGACCGCATGCAGAAGAAGATCCGCAACGCCCAGAAGCAGAAGGTGCCCTTCATGGTCATCGCGGGCGACGAGGACATGTCGAACGGCTCGGTGTCCTTCCGCTACCGCGACGGCTCGCAGGAGAACGGCATCCCGTTCGACGAGGCCATCGCGAAGATCGCGCGGGTCGTCGAGGAGCGGGCCCAGGTCTGA
- a CDS encoding HIT domain-containing protein, with protein MLPSMTTEPEQQIGVGTQDAFQRLWTPHRMAYIQGENKPTGPGAEDGCPFCSIPAKSDEDGLIVRRGDHVYAVLNLYPYNGGHLMTVPYRHVADYTELTGPETAELAELTKQAMTALRTASGAHGFNIGMNQGTVAGAGIAAHLHQHIVPRWGGDTNFMPVVGHTRVLPQLLADTRKMLAEAWPA; from the coding sequence ATGCTGCCTAGCATGACGACTGAGCCGGAGCAGCAGATCGGAGTGGGGACGCAGGACGCGTTCCAGCGCCTGTGGACGCCCCACCGGATGGCTTACATCCAGGGCGAGAACAAGCCGACCGGCCCCGGGGCCGAAGACGGCTGTCCCTTCTGCTCGATCCCGGCCAAGTCCGACGAGGACGGCTTGATCGTCCGGCGCGGTGACCATGTGTACGCGGTCCTCAACCTCTACCCGTACAACGGCGGCCATCTGATGACCGTGCCCTACCGGCATGTCGCCGACTACACCGAGCTGACGGGGCCGGAGACCGCCGAGCTGGCCGAGCTGACCAAGCAGGCGATGACGGCCCTGCGCACCGCGTCCGGCGCGCACGGCTTCAACATCGGCATGAACCAGGGCACGGTCGCGGGCGCCGGCATCGCCGCCCACCTGCACCAGCACATCGTCCCGCGCTGGGGCGGCGACACGAACTTCATGCCGGTCGTCGGCCACACCAGGGTGCTGCCGCAGCTGCTGGCCGACACCCGGAAGATGCTGGCGGAGGCGTGGCCGGCATAG
- a CDS encoding elongation factor G-like protein EF-G2 produces MGDKAQAHHLGAAGRALEADQPASVRNVVLVGHSGSGKTTLVEALALSAGAVNRAGRVEDGATVSDYDEIEHRQQRSVQLSLVPVAWDGIKINLLDTPGYADFVGELRAGLRAADAALFVVSASDGVDGSTRMVWEECAAVGMPRAIVITHLEAARADFEEMTRTCAEAFGGDDPDAVLPLYLPLRGPEGPDGHAPVTGLVGLLSQKLFDYSTGERKESEPGADQLPDMEDARNRLIEGIIAESEDETLMDRYLGGEQIDVGTLIEDLERAVARGSFFPVLAAAPAADGAKQGLGTVELLELVTGGFPTPFEHPLPDVTTIDGKPRELKPCDTGGPLVAEVVKTSSDPYVGRVSLVRVFSGTVRPDQTVHVSGHGLADRGHEDHDVDEKVGALSMPFGKQQRPVTHAVAGDLVCVAKLGRAETGDTLSAKDDPLLMEPWRMPDPLLPLAIHAHSKADEDKLSQGLSRLVAEDPTMRLEQNQDTHQVVLWCLGEAHADVALERLRSRYGVQVDVVPHKVSLRETFADKATGRGRHVKQSGGHGQYAICEIEVEPLPGGSGIEFVDKVVGGAVPRQFIPSVEKGVRAQAAKGVAAGYPLVDVRITLLDGKAHSVDSSDAAFQTAGALALREAAAEARIHLLEPVAEVSVLVGDDYVGAVMSDLSGRRGRVLGTEQVGSGRTLIRAEVPEFEIGRYAVDLRSLSHGTARFDRAYARHEPMPPQIAERIREQAGENG; encoded by the coding sequence ATGGGCGACAAGGCACAAGCACACCACCTCGGGGCCGCCGGCAGGGCTCTTGAGGCCGACCAGCCCGCGTCCGTACGGAACGTGGTGCTGGTCGGCCACTCCGGTTCGGGCAAGACGACTCTGGTGGAGGCCCTCGCGCTGAGTGCGGGGGCGGTGAACCGGGCGGGCCGCGTGGAGGACGGCGCCACCGTCTCGGACTACGACGAGATCGAGCACCGGCAGCAGCGCTCCGTACAGCTGTCCCTGGTGCCGGTCGCATGGGACGGCATCAAGATCAACCTCCTCGACACCCCCGGGTACGCCGACTTCGTCGGGGAGCTGAGGGCCGGTCTGCGCGCCGCGGACGCGGCCCTCTTCGTGGTCTCGGCCTCGGACGGCGTGGACGGCTCGACCCGGATGGTCTGGGAGGAGTGCGCGGCCGTCGGCATGCCGCGCGCGATCGTGATCACGCATCTGGAGGCCGCGCGCGCGGACTTCGAGGAGATGACCCGGACCTGCGCGGAGGCCTTCGGCGGGGACGACCCCGACGCCGTGCTTCCGCTGTACCTGCCGCTGCGCGGCCCCGAGGGCCCCGACGGGCACGCGCCCGTGACCGGTCTGGTCGGGCTGCTGTCGCAGAAGCTGTTCGACTACTCGACCGGGGAGCGCAAGGAGTCCGAGCCCGGCGCGGACCAGCTGCCGGACATGGAGGACGCCCGCAACCGGCTGATCGAGGGGATCATCGCCGAGAGCGAGGACGAGACCCTCATGGACCGCTATCTCGGCGGCGAGCAGATCGACGTCGGGACGCTGATCGAGGACCTGGAGCGGGCGGTCGCCCGCGGCTCCTTCTTCCCCGTCCTGGCCGCCGCCCCCGCGGCCGACGGCGCCAAACAGGGGCTCGGCACGGTCGAGCTGCTGGAGCTGGTCACCGGCGGGTTCCCGACCCCGTTCGAGCACCCGCTGCCGGACGTCACCACCATCGACGGCAAGCCGCGCGAGCTGAAGCCGTGCGACACCGGCGGCCCGCTGGTCGCCGAGGTCGTCAAGACCTCCTCCGACCCCTACGTCGGCCGGGTCTCCCTGGTCCGTGTCTTCTCCGGCACCGTGCGCCCCGACCAGACGGTGCACGTCTCCGGGCACGGGCTGGCCGACCGCGGGCACGAGGACCACGACGTCGACGAGAAGGTCGGCGCCCTGTCCATGCCCTTCGGCAAGCAGCAGCGCCCGGTGACGCACGCCGTCGCGGGCGATCTGGTGTGCGTGGCCAAGCTGGGCCGCGCCGAGACCGGGGACACGCTCTCCGCGAAGGACGACCCGCTGCTGATGGAGCCCTGGCGGATGCCCGACCCGCTCCTGCCGCTCGCCATCCATGCGCACAGCAAGGCCGACGAGGACAAGCTCTCGCAGGGCCTTTCCCGGCTGGTGGCCGAGGATCCGACGATGCGTCTGGAGCAGAACCAGGACACCCACCAGGTGGTCCTGTGGTGCCTGGGCGAGGCCCACGCGGACGTCGCCCTGGAACGGCTGCGCAGCCGCTACGGCGTCCAGGTCGACGTCGTCCCGCACAAGGTCTCCCTGCGGGAGACGTTCGCGGACAAGGCCACCGGGCGCGGGCGGCATGTGAAGCAGTCCGGCGGGCACGGCCAGTACGCCATCTGCGAGATCGAGGTGGAGCCGCTGCCGGGCGGCTCGGGCATCGAGTTCGTGGACAAGGTGGTCGGCGGCGCCGTACCGCGGCAGTTCATCCCGTCCGTGGAGAAGGGCGTACGCGCCCAGGCCGCCAAGGGGGTCGCCGCCGGCTATCCGCTGGTGGACGTGCGGATCACGCTGCTGGACGGCAAGGCGCACTCGGTGGACTCCTCCGACGCCGCCTTCCAGACGGCGGGCGCGCTCGCGCTGCGCGAGGCCGCCGCGGAGGCCAGGATCCATCTGCTGGAGCCAGTGGCCGAGGTGTCCGTGCTGGTCGGCGACGACTACGTGGGCGCGGTGATGAGCGACCTGTCCGGAAGGCGCGGCCGGGTGCTCGGCACCGAGCAGGTGGGGTCGGGACGGACCCTGATCCGGGCCGAGGTGCCCGAGTTCGAGATCGGCCGGTACGCCGTCGACCTGCGCTCGCTGTCGCACGGCACGGCACGCTTCGACCGCGCCTACGCCCGGCACGAGCCGATGCCGCCGCAGATCGCCGAGCGGATCCGCGAACAGGCGGGCGAGAACGGGTAG
- the pgsA gene encoding phosphatidylinositol phosphate synthase → MLNKYARAFFTRVLTPFAAFLIRRGVSPDTVTLIGTAGVVAGALVFFPRGEFFWGTVVITLFVFSDLVDGNMARQLGRSSRWGAFLDSTLDRVADGAIFGGFALWYAGNGNNNVLCAVSIFCLASGQVVSYTKARGESIGLPVAVNGLVERAERLVISLVAAGLAGLHTFGVPGIQWLLPVALWIVAAGSLVTLIQRVVTVRRESAEAEAAQQNAEAAK, encoded by the coding sequence ATGCTGAACAAGTACGCGCGTGCATTCTTCACGCGTGTCCTCACACCGTTCGCCGCGTTTCTCATCCGGCGAGGGGTGAGCCCCGACACGGTCACGCTCATCGGCACGGCCGGTGTGGTCGCGGGCGCGCTGGTCTTCTTCCCCCGGGGCGAGTTCTTCTGGGGCACGGTCGTGATCACCCTGTTCGTCTTCTCCGACCTGGTCGACGGCAACATGGCCCGTCAGCTGGGCCGCTCCAGCCGCTGGGGCGCCTTCCTGGACTCCACCCTGGACCGGGTCGCCGACGGCGCGATCTTCGGCGGCTTCGCGCTCTGGTACGCGGGCAACGGGAACAACAACGTCCTGTGCGCCGTGTCCATCTTCTGCCTGGCCAGCGGTCAGGTGGTGTCGTACACCAAGGCGCGCGGCGAGTCGATCGGGCTGCCGGTCGCCGTCAACGGCCTCGTCGAACGCGCCGAGCGGCTGGTGATCTCGCTGGTCGCGGCCGGTCTCGCCGGCCTGCACACGTTCGGTGTGCCGGGCATCCAGTGGCTGCTGCCGGTCGCGCTGTGGATCGTCGCGGCGGGCAGCCTCGTGACGCTGATCCAGCGCGTCGTCACCGTCCGCCGCGAGTCCGCCGAGGCGGAGGCGGCCCAGCAGAACGCCGAGGCGGCGAAGTGA
- a CDS encoding phosphatidylinositol mannoside acyltransferase codes for MSAAERLSDALYGVGWSTVKKLPEPVAVRLGRTIADAAWKQRGKGVQRLESNYARVVPDATPERLAELSRAGMRSYLRYWMESFRLPAWSRERVKTGFDPKDIHYLTDGLASGQGVILALPHMANYDLAGAWVTTKLETPFTTVAERLKPETLYDRFVAYREGLGMEVLPHSGGTAFGTLARRLRDGGLVCLVADRDLSASGVEVDFFGEKTRIPAGPALLAQQTGALLLPVTLWYDDSPVMQGQVHPPIEVPESGTRAEKTSVMAQALADAFATGIADHPEDWHMLQRLWLADLDPAKGPS; via the coding sequence GTGAGCGCCGCCGAACGGCTCAGCGACGCGCTGTACGGCGTCGGCTGGAGCACCGTCAAGAAGCTCCCCGAACCCGTCGCGGTCCGCCTCGGCCGCACCATCGCCGACGCCGCCTGGAAGCAGCGCGGCAAGGGCGTACAGCGCCTGGAGTCCAACTACGCGCGCGTGGTGCCCGACGCGACGCCCGAGCGCCTCGCCGAGCTCTCCCGCGCGGGCATGCGCTCGTACCTGCGCTACTGGATGGAGTCCTTCCGGCTCCCGGCCTGGAGCCGGGAGCGAGTGAAGACCGGATTCGACCCGAAGGACATCCACTACCTCACCGACGGCCTCGCCTCCGGCCAGGGCGTGATCCTCGCCCTGCCGCACATGGCCAACTACGACCTGGCCGGCGCCTGGGTCACCACCAAGCTGGAGACGCCCTTCACGACCGTCGCCGAGCGCCTGAAGCCCGAGACGCTCTACGACCGTTTCGTCGCCTACCGGGAGGGCCTCGGCATGGAGGTCCTGCCGCACAGCGGCGGCACCGCCTTCGGCACCCTGGCCCGGCGGCTGCGCGACGGCGGCCTGGTCTGCCTGGTCGCCGACCGGGACCTGTCCGCCTCCGGCGTCGAGGTCGACTTCTTCGGCGAGAAGACCCGGATCCCCGCCGGTCCGGCCCTGCTCGCCCAGCAGACCGGCGCGCTGCTGCTGCCGGTCACGCTCTGGTACGACGACTCGCCCGTCATGCAGGGCCAGGTGCACCCCCCGATCGAGGTACCGGAGTCAGGTACCCGGGCCGAGAAGACGTCTGTCATGGCACAGGCGCTGGCCGACGCCTTCGCCACCGGGATCGCCGACCATCCGGAGGACTGGCACATGCTCCAGCGGCTGTGGCTCGCCGACCTCGACCCCGCGAAGGGACCCTCGTGA
- a CDS encoding glycosyltransferase family 4 protein, producing the protein MRIGIVCPYSWDVPGGVQFHIRDLAEYFLRLGHEVSVLAPADDDTPLPPYVVSAGRAVPVPYNGSVARLNFGFLSAARVRRWLHDGAFDVVHIHEPTSPSLGLLTCWAASGPIVATFHTSNPRSRAMIAAYSILQAALEKISARIAVSEYARRTLVEHLGGDAVVIPNGVDVDFFAKAEPKPEWQGDTLGFIGRIDEPRKGLPVLMKALPKILAARPQTRLLVAGRGDEEAAVEDLPKELRPRVEFLGMISDEDKARFLRSVDLYVAPNTGGESFGIVLVEAMSAGAPVLASDLDAFVQVLDQGEAGEVFANEDADALAEAAVRLLEDPVRRAELRERGSAHVRRFDWSTVGADILSVYETVTAGAAAVATDERTTGLRARFGLARD; encoded by the coding sequence GTGAGAATCGGGATCGTCTGCCCGTACTCCTGGGACGTGCCCGGCGGTGTCCAGTTCCACATCCGCGACCTCGCCGAGTACTTCCTCCGGCTCGGCCACGAGGTCTCCGTGCTCGCCCCGGCCGACGACGACACCCCGCTGCCGCCGTACGTCGTCTCGGCCGGCCGCGCGGTCCCGGTGCCGTACAACGGCTCGGTGGCCCGGCTGAACTTCGGCTTCCTGTCGGCCGCGCGGGTGCGCCGCTGGCTGCACGACGGCGCCTTCGACGTGGTCCACATCCACGAGCCGACCTCGCCCTCGCTGGGCCTGCTGACCTGCTGGGCGGCCTCCGGCCCGATCGTGGCCACCTTCCACACCTCCAACCCGCGCTCGCGCGCGATGATCGCCGCGTACTCCATCCTCCAGGCCGCCCTGGAGAAGATCAGCGCGCGGATCGCGGTCAGCGAGTACGCCCGCCGGACCCTGGTCGAGCACCTCGGCGGGGACGCGGTGGTCATTCCCAACGGCGTCGACGTGGACTTCTTCGCCAAGGCCGAGCCGAAGCCGGAGTGGCAGGGGGACACCCTCGGTTTCATCGGCCGGATCGACGAGCCCCGCAAGGGCCTGCCGGTCCTGATGAAGGCCCTGCCGAAGATCCTGGCCGCCCGCCCGCAGACCCGGCTGCTGGTCGCCGGCCGCGGCGACGAGGAGGCCGCCGTCGAGGACCTGCCGAAGGAACTGCGCCCGCGCGTGGAGTTCCTGGGCATGATCAGCGACGAGGACAAGGCGCGCTTCCTGCGCAGCGTCGACCTGTACGTCGCGCCCAACACCGGCGGCGAGAGCTTCGGCATCGTCCTCGTCGAGGCCATGTCGGCGGGCGCCCCCGTGCTCGCCTCCGACCTGGACGCCTTCGTCCAGGTCCTCGACCAGGGGGAGGCGGGCGAGGTCTTCGCCAACGAGGACGCCGACGCGCTCGCCGAGGCGGCCGTACGGCTGCTGGAGGACCCGGTGCGCCGCGCCGAGCTGCGCGAACGCGGCAGCGCGCATGTGCGGCGGTTCGACTGGTCGACGGTCGGCGCGGACATCCTGTCCGTCTACGAGACGGTCACGGCCGGCGCGGCGGCGGTCGCGACGGACGAGCGCACGACGGGCCTGCGGGCACGCTTCGGCTTGGCGCGGGACTGA
- the pdxS gene encoding pyridoxal 5'-phosphate synthase lyase subunit PdxS, whose translation MSTTENQAPETGTARVKRGMAEQLKGGVIMDVVTPEQAKIAEDAGAVAVMALERVPADIRKDGGVARMSDPDMIEGIIEAVSIPVMAKSRIGHFVEAQVLQSLGVDYIDESEVLTPADEVNHSDKWAFTTPFVCGATNLGEALRRIAEGAAMIRSKGEAGTGNVVEAVRHLRQIKNEIAKLRGFDNHELYAAAKELRAPYELVKEVAELGKLPVVLFSAGGVATPADAALMRQLGAEGVFVGSGIFKSGDPAKRAAAIVKATTFYDDPKIIADASRNLGEAMVGINCDTLPETERYANRGW comes from the coding sequence GTGTCCACCACCGAGAACCAGGCTCCCGAGACCGGCACCGCCCGCGTGAAGCGCGGTATGGCCGAGCAGCTCAAGGGCGGCGTGATCATGGACGTCGTCACGCCGGAGCAGGCGAAGATCGCCGAGGACGCGGGCGCCGTCGCCGTCATGGCCCTGGAGCGGGTCCCCGCCGACATCCGCAAGGACGGCGGCGTGGCCCGCATGTCCGACCCGGACATGATCGAGGGCATCATCGAGGCCGTCTCCATCCCGGTCATGGCCAAGTCCCGTATCGGCCACTTCGTCGAGGCCCAGGTGCTGCAGTCCCTCGGCGTCGACTACATCGACGAGTCCGAGGTCCTCACCCCGGCCGACGAGGTCAACCACTCCGACAAGTGGGCCTTCACCACCCCGTTCGTGTGCGGTGCCACCAACCTGGGTGAGGCCCTGCGCCGCATCGCCGAGGGCGCCGCGATGATCCGCTCCAAGGGCGAGGCCGGCACCGGCAACGTCGTCGAGGCCGTCCGCCACCTGCGCCAGATCAAGAACGAGATCGCCAAGCTGCGCGGCTTCGACAACCACGAGCTGTACGCCGCCGCCAAGGAGCTGCGCGCCCCGTACGAGCTGGTCAAGGAGGTCGCCGAGCTGGGCAAGCTCCCGGTCGTGCTGTTCTCCGCCGGTGGCGTGGCCACCCCGGCCGACGCGGCCCTGATGCGCCAGCTCGGCGCCGAGGGCGTGTTCGTCGGCTCCGGCATCTTCAAGTCCGGCGACCCGGCCAAGCGCGCCGCCGCCATCGTGAAGGCCACCACCTTCTACGACGACCCGAAGATCATCGCGGACGCGTCCCGCAACCTCGGCGAGGCCATGGTCGGCATCAACTGCGACACCCTCCCCGAGACCGAGCGCTACGCCAACCGCGGCTGGTAA
- the pdxT gene encoding pyridoxal 5'-phosphate synthase glutaminase subunit PdxT, with product MNTPVIGVLALQGDVREHLIALAAADAVARPVRRPEELAEVDGLVLPGGESTTISKLAILFGVMEPLRARVHGGMPVYGTCAGMIMLADKILDPRSGQETIGGIDMIVRRNAFGRQNESFEAAVDVKGVAGDPVEGVFIRAPWVESVGAGAEVLAEHEGHIVAVRQGNALATSFHPELTGDHRVHSLFVDMVRAKRASESL from the coding sequence ATGAACACCCCCGTCATAGGCGTCCTGGCCCTCCAGGGCGACGTACGGGAGCACCTCATCGCCCTGGCCGCGGCGGACGCCGTGGCCAGGCCGGTGCGGCGCCCCGAAGAACTCGCCGAGGTCGACGGCCTCGTCCTGCCCGGCGGCGAGTCCACCACCATCTCCAAGCTGGCCATCCTGTTCGGCGTGATGGAGCCCCTTCGCGCGCGCGTGCACGGCGGTATGCCCGTCTACGGCACCTGCGCCGGCATGATCATGCTCGCCGACAAGATCCTCGACCCGCGCTCGGGCCAGGAGACGATCGGCGGCATCGACATGATCGTGCGCCGCAACGCCTTCGGGCGGCAGAACGAGTCGTTCGAAGCGGCGGTCGACGTCAAGGGAGTCGCGGGCGATCCTGTAGAGGGCGTCTTCATCCGCGCCCCGTGGGTGGAGTCCGTGGGCGCCGGGGCCGAGGTGCTCGCCGAGCACGAGGGCCACATCGTCGCGGTCCGTCAGGGCAACGCGCTCGCCACGTCGTTCCACCCGGAACTGACCGGCGACCACCGCGTGCACTCCCTGTTCGTGGACATGGTGCGCGCCAAACGGGCGTCTGAGTCCTTGTAG
- a CDS encoding YebC/PmpR family DNA-binding transcriptional regulator has product MSGHSKWATTKHKKAVIDAKRGKLFAKLIKNIEVAARMGGVDLDGNPTLYDAVQKAKKQSVPNKNIDSAIKRGGGLEAGGADYETIMYEGYGPNGVAVLIECLTDNRNRAASDVRVAMTRNGGNMADPGSVSYMFSRKGVVIVPKGELSEDDVLGAVLDAGAEEVNDLGETFEVISEATDLVAVRTALQEAGIDYDSAESSFVPSVQVELDEDGARKIFKLIDALEDSDDVQNVFANFDVSDEIMEKVDA; this is encoded by the coding sequence ATGTCCGGCCACTCTAAATGGGCCACGACGAAGCACAAGAAGGCCGTGATCGATGCCAAGCGCGGCAAGCTCTTCGCGAAGCTGATCAAGAACATCGAGGTCGCGGCGCGCATGGGCGGCGTCGACCTCGACGGCAACCCGACGCTTTACGACGCCGTTCAGAAGGCCAAGAAGCAGTCGGTGCCGAACAAGAACATCGACTCCGCGATCAAGCGCGGTGGCGGTCTCGAGGCCGGCGGCGCCGACTACGAGACGATCATGTACGAGGGCTACGGCCCCAACGGTGTCGCGGTGCTCATCGAGTGCCTCACCGACAACCGCAACCGCGCCGCCTCCGACGTGCGCGTCGCCATGACCCGCAACGGCGGCAACATGGCCGACCCCGGCTCGGTGTCGTACATGTTCAGCCGCAAGGGCGTCGTCATCGTCCCCAAGGGCGAGCTGTCCGAGGACGACGTCCTCGGCGCCGTGCTGGACGCGGGCGCCGAGGAGGTCAACGACCTCGGCGAGACCTTCGAGGTCATCAGTGAGGCCACTGACTTGGTCGCGGTCCGTACCGCCCTCCAGGAGGCCGGCATCGACTACGACTCCGCCGAGTCCAGCTTCGTGCCGTCCGTCCAGGTCGAGCTGGACGAGGACGGCGCCCGGAAGATCTTCAAGCTCATCGACGCGCTGGAGGACAGCGACGACGTGCAGAACGTCTTCGCCAACTTCGACGTGAGCGACGAGATCATGGAGAAGGTCGACGCGTAA